The Flavobacterium sp. 140616W15 sequence ATCACGTGAAGCAGAACACATTTATGTAATGGATCTTATAAATCGTGATGCTGCCTTTTTTGTTGAATTATTATTACAAGGTGGTACTATAATGATCTGCGGTTCGTTGGCAATGCAAAAAGATGTAGAAATGGCTCTTGATGTATTATGCCTTTCTAAGCAATCCAAAAGCATACTAGATTTTAAAAATAATGGACAGTTATTAACGGATTGTTATTAACCGTACTTAAAAGACACTATACATGTCAGTTAATAAAAATTTCATACAGCAACTTTTGTTTCTTTTTGTACTAACTAGTAGCTTTTATAGCAATGCGCAAGTTTTACGAAAAAGAACTACGCTCCTTATGGGAAGTCGTTTTGACATCACAATTGTTGCAAAAGATTCTCTTACTGCTGAGCAAAATATTGATGCATCTATTGCTGAAATTACACGAATTGAGAATTTAATTTCAGATTGGAAATCAGATTCTCAAGTTTCTGAAGTAAGTCAAAATTCAGGAATTCGACCTGTAAAAGTAGATCGTGAAGTTTTTGAGTTGACGCAAAGAGCAATCCGTTTATCAGAAATAACAAATGGTGGATTTGATATCAGTTTTGCTGCCATGGACAGAATCTGGAAATTTGACGGATCAATGACTGAAATGCCAACGGAGGAAAATATTAAAAAATCGGTAGAAAAAGTGGGGTATAAAAATATCATTTTAGACTCCGTAAATTCTACTATATTCCTAAAACTAAAAGGAATGAAATTAGGATTTGGTGCACTTGGAGAAGGTTATGCCGCTGACAAGTGTCGCGATATGATGCTGGCAAAAGGTATCAAAGCTGGAATCATAAATGGATCAGGAGATATGAGTACTTGGGGAAGTCAACCAAATGGAACTCCATGGAAAATAGGAATTACCAATCCGTTTAATCCTGAAAAACTCTTAGCTACTGTACCTTTAGAACAAGAAGCTGTAACAACTTCTGGAAGCTATGAAAAATTTGTTGTTTTTGATGGTAAACGCTATTCTCACATCATAAACCCTGCAACTGGATATCCTGCAACTGGCTTATGCAGTGTAACAATTTTTGGTTCTAATGCCGAAACGGCAAATGGTTTAAGTACTTCTATAATGGTACTCGGACAAACAGAAGGTTTACTCTTACTTAAAAAATTCCCAGATTACAGCTGTCTAATGATTACTGATAAAGGAAAAGTTATAAAGTCTGAAAACTTCCGTCTTAAAAAATTCAAAGCTAAATTTCACTAAAATAAATCGCAGTAAACATTTTATAATTTTAATCTTGGTGGCTACTCATTGAGCAACTTTGCCTATTCGTTAAAGTTAACAAAAACTGGATTATCCTTGTTTGTCTTTCGTCAAAATTAAGTTTACTTTTGTTACTATATATTTTATATTGTAGGTACTGCATATGCATAAGAAATGGCTGTTTCTTACCTAAATTATTAACTAAAAAAGATTATTCACTTACATAATCTTTTTGAATACGCTGGTAAAATATATAAAATACAAATTTATAAATTAGCAAAAAAATATTTTTATGAGTACAAAATCAATCTTAAATGATAGTTCGATTACCTTTTTAGAAAGCTATCTTAATAATGCATCCCCAACTGGCTACGAAAGTGATGGTCAAAAAATATGGATGGATTATTTAAAACCTTATGTTGATACTTTTATTACCGATACATATGGAACTGCTGTAGGAGTTATAAATCCAGATGCTCCATATAAAGTCGTTATTGAGGGACATGCAGATGAAATTTCATGGTATGTAAATTATATCACTGATGATGGATTAATATATGTAATAAGAAATGGTGGATCAGATCATCAGATTGCTCCATCAAAAAGAGTTAATATTCATACTAAAAACGGAATCGTTAAAGGTGTTTTTGGATGGCCAGCAATTCATACAAGATTACGCGATAAGGAAGAAACTCCAAAAATCAGCAATATTTTTATTGATTTAGGTTGTGAAACCAAAGAACAAGTTGAGAAAATGGGCGTTCATGTAGGTTGTGTTATTACCTATCCTGATGAATTTATGATCTTAAACGAAAACAAATTTGTTTGTCGCGCCATCGACAACCGAATGGGAGGTTTTATGATCGCCGAAGTAGCTCGTTTATTACATGAAAATAAAGTAAAACTTCCGTTTGGATTATACATCACAAACTCGGTTCAAGAAGAAGTTGGATTACGTGGTGCCGAAATGATTACCAAAACCATTAAACCTAATGTAGCTATTGTTACTGATGTTTGTCACGATTCGACAACTCCAATGATTGAAAAGAAAATTGAAGGAGATACAAAAATTGGTTTAGGACCAGTTATTACTTACGCTCCAGCAGTTCAAAATAATCTACGTGAACTTATAATTGATGCAGCAGAAGCTAACAAAATTCCGTTTCAACGTTTAGCGTCTTCTCGTGTTACTGGTACAGATACCGATGCATTTGCATATAGTAATGGTGGTGTTGCTTCTGCATTAATTTCGCTTCCGCTAAGATACATGCATACTACTGTAGAAATGGTTCACCGTGATGATGTTGAGAATGTAATTAAATTGATCTACGAATCATTGTTGAAAATTGAAAATGAAGAGACTTTTTCATATTTCAAATAAAATTAAAACTAATTTTAACTAAAATCCCCGCAAATCAAATTATGATTTGCGGGGATTTTTACTAACTATAATAGGCTTATTTAAGCTTTTTTCAAAAGTGCAACTGCATCAGTTGCATTAGACAATTCTGCATATTTTAATGCAGTAAAACCTTTTTCATTTTTTATTGTACTATCAGCTCCATTCGATAGCAAAAGTTTTATAATCTCAGCTTTATTATATCTCGCTGCAGTCATTAATGGAGTCAATTCGTCTGAAGTATTATTGACATCTACTCCATATTCAATAAACTTCTTAACTGTTTCAATATCTCCTTTTCTTATAGCTGCATTCAAAGGAGCTGAATCAAAGACTACTGAAACAAAAGTTTTGTCATTAACAAATAAATTTTTAGCTGGATTTGAAGCTAAAGAAACATTAACAAAAGCTACTAAAGCTATTCCTAAATAAACGATTGAATTTTTCATGGTGATTGTTTTTTGATTGATGATTGATGATTTAGAATCTTTATTAATTCTTATACAAATATATATTTAAAATTGGTATTATGTATTACAAGGTACTTTGTTTTAACTAATAATTAACATTCGCTTAAAATTAGAAGCTCAATTTTAAATAATTGTTTTGAAAAAAGAACAACTATACTTATATAGACGTATTAATAAATAAAATGTTACACTATTTTCAAAACAAATAAAACATTATATATCAAATACTTAAATACTTAGTAAATTAAAAAACTTTGAACTTTTGTAAATTGAAAACACCTCAAATCTTATCTTTAGATTTGAGGTGTTTATTTAAGAAAATAGTATTGACTAATATTTTTCTAAAATTGCTACAGCATCTACAGCTTTTGAAACTTCTGCAAATTTTAAGGCATTATACCCATTATCGGCAGTAATATGAGGATTAGCTCCTTTAGAAAGTAAGAGATGAATGATTTCAACTTTGTTATAACGAGCGGCAGTCATTAATGGAGTTAAACCTCCTGAGAACTTATTTATTCTTGCGCCGTTTTCTAAAAGTTTTTTAACCGTTTCTATATCCCCTTTACAAATGGCAGTATTTAAAGGATTAACATCAACACTGATATACGTGTTAGAATTAAATGGTTTATAATCTGAGGCTAGTGCAACATTTGTAAAAGTAACTAAAGCTACTCCTAAATAGATGATTGATTTTTTCATGATGATTGATTTGATTGATGATTTTAAATTAATATAATTCTGAAACAAATATATAAATAAAAACAATAGTATGCATAACAAGGTATCTTGCTTTATAAAACGTTTTATTGAAACACAACTTTAACCGTATTGTATTAAAGCTAAATCGTTTATTATAAGTCATACAAACAAACTAAATGTTACATAATTATATAATGCATCTTTTTTATAGCTAATTATCAAATAGATGTAAAACAATATTTTAAATCATTTACGATGCTTATAAATAAAAAAAAGACCTCAAATTAAGACTTGAGGTCTTTTACTAAACTTTAAAGAATAATTATTTTTTTAGAATAGCTTTTAAAAAAGCAATAGCTTCTTTTGCTTTTGATACTTCTGCATACTTCAATGCTGTGTACCCATTCTCGTTTTCAGTCTCAACTTCAGCACCTTTAGACACAAGAAATTTCATAATTTCAACTTTATTATAACGTGCTGCAGCCATCAACGGAGACATCCCGTCTAGTACTTTATTGACATTCGCACCATATTCTATAAATTTCTTTACTGTTTCTATATCTCCTTTGCTAATTGCAACATTAAGAGGACTTCGATCATATCCTTGTACGATATTTTTTTCAGTATTTAATAATTTAAAACTTGTACTTCTACTTGAAGCTTGGACTACGGGAGTTAAAGCCATAAAAGCCACTCCTAAAAAAACGATTGTTTTTTTCATGATGATTGATTTGATTGATTTTTTGATTGATTTTTTGATTGATGATTTAAGAATTCTTTCAAATTCTTTGACAGATATATAAATTAAAATAACATTATACTACACGAAGTACTATACTTTACTTTTAAATTTAAAAATACGCAGCCAATTATTAGTCACACAAAAAAGCCAAATGTTACAGAACTAAATCGCAATTTTTGCTTTTCTTATTTTTAATCTGTGCTCCAAATTACTACGCTGTATTTGCAAAAGCGATTAAAGCAATTCCTAAATAAACGATTGACTTTTTCATGATAATTATTTTTTGATTGATCTCTTAATGATTTTAATTCGATTAACTTCTTGAAAATAAAAAACTAAGTTTTAATTAGTCTAGAATAGTTATCCATATAATACTAAGACGTACAAAAAAACTAAAAGGTTGCATAATTTGTAATAAAAAACAAAAACTAGCACATTATTTTTATAAACAATTAAAATTCACAACACTAAATTTTATTTAACTTTACAATAAAAACTTAAAATGCAATCGTCAGCCAAAACAATCGAAGAATATTTATCATCACTTCCTGAAGAAAGAAAGCTTTCTTTTCTTAAACTTCGTGAAACAATACTTAATAATATTCCTAAAGGATTTACTGAAGAATTGAGCTATGGAATGTTAGGTTATCTTGTACCTCATTCTATTTATCCAGCAGGTTATCATTGTAATCCTAAACTGCCTTTACCATTTATAAATATAGCATCTCAAAAAAACTTTATAGCGTTGTACCATATGGGAATTTATGCAAAACCAGAATTACTAGAATGGTTTGTTACTGAATATCCTAAACACAGCAAACAAAAACTGGATATGGGAAAAAGTTGCATTCGTTTTAAAAAGATGGATGATATTCCTTATGATCTAATAGCAGCGCTTGTACAAAAAATGTCTGTTACCGAATGGATTAATTGCTATGAAACACAGCTTAAAAAATCAAAATAATTATAAACCACTTAATTATAAAACTATGAATGTTATTAAAAAAATTATTCTCGGGATTTTAAGTATCGTAATGTTAGGATTAATAGTAGCTTTATTTTTACCAAATGAATATCATGTAGAAAGAGAAGTTACTATCAACAAGCCAAAAGACAGTGTTTTTAACTATATAAAGTATTTAAAAAACCAACACAATTTTAGCGTATGGTCCAGATTAGACCCTGCAATGAGAAAAACGTTTTCTGGTACTGATGGAACAATTGGTGCAATCGCTGGCTGGGATAGCAATGATAAAAACGTTGGCAAAGGAGAACAAGAAATAAAAAAAATTATTCCTGGTGAACGATTGGAATATGAATTACGTTTTGAGGCTCCTATGCAATCTACTGATACCGCTTATATGACAACCGAAGAAATTACTCCAACACAAACTAAAGTAAAATGGGGATTTGATGGTCGATCTCCTTATCCTATGAATTTAATGCTTGCGTTTATGAATATAGATCAAATGCTTGGGGAGCAACTTGAAACTGGTCTTCAAAATTTAAAAATTATTCAAGAAGGTCCACAATAATCTAAAAAATAACCCCACAATTTAAAGTTGTGAGGTTCATTTTTAATTTTAAATAAATCTTATTTACTTAAATAAGCTATTACATTCTTTTCGATACGTTCGTCAATATTATCAATATCGGCTTTAACGAATTTTTCTCCTAGAATATTCTCATATAATTCGATATAACGCTCCGATACAGATTCAATATAAGCATCGTTCATCTCTGGAATTTGTTGTCCTTCTTGTCCTTGAAATCCATTTTCGATTAACCAACGACGTACAAATTCTTTAGATAATTGTTTTTGCTCTTCTCCTTTATCTTGTCTTTCTTGGTATCCGTCAGCATAAAAATAACGAGAAGAATCTGGTGTATGAATTTCGTCAATTAAAACAATTACTCCATCTTTAGTTTTTCCAAACTCATATTTAGTATCTACTAAAATTAAGCCGCGGCTTGCAGCAATTTCAGTTCCTCTTTGAAATAATGCTCTAGTATATTTTTCTAAAACCAAATAATCTTCTTCAGAAACAATTCCTCTTGAAAGGATGGCTTCACGCGAAATATCTGCATCATGCTCACCATTATCTGCCTTTGTAGTTGGAGTAATAATAGGTGTTGGGAATTTATCGTTTTCTTTTAATCCCTCAGGCATAGCTACGCCACAAATTTCTCTTTTCCCAGCCGCATATTCACGCGCTGCATGACCAGAAACATATCCTCTGATTACCATTTCTACTTTGAATGGATCACATAAATGACCTACTGCAACATTTGGATCTGGAGTTGCGATTAGCCAATTCGGAACAATATCCTGAGTAAGTTCCATGAATTTTGTCGCAATCTGATTTAAGATTTGTCCTTTATAAGGAATCCCTTTTGGTAAAACTACATCAAAAGCCGAAAGCCTGTCAGTAGCAACCATAACCAAAAGTTCATCATTAATATTATAAACCTCTCTAACTTTTCCGCGATAAACCGATTTCTGATTAGGAAAATTAAAATTAGTAGTTGTAATTGTATTGCTCATTATTATTTGTTGTGTTGTGTTGTTTCGTCTTTTACGAATGCAAATTTAAAACTAAATAAAATAAAAAAAGAATCTATTCAGATTCTTTTTTTAGGAGTACTCTTTTATAGTTACAGTCACAGTTTAGAGTCTCAGCCTGAAAACTGCGACTGTAAACTGCAACTACTAATTACTTTTTTAATAGTGTCTCATTAAATAAATGCAAGATTCTGTCATATTCATCAATCCAAGAATACGTTTCTTTAAACCCATGTGCCTCTACCGGGAATGATGAAAGGCTCCAATTTTTTTTACCTAATTCTATAAAACGCTGGGAAATACGTACAATATCCTTATATTCTACATTATCATCAACCATACCATGAAGCATCAATAAGTTTCCTTTTAGATTATCCGCAAAATAAATTGGAGAGCTTTTTTTGTATGCATCTGGATCTGTTTCAGGAAAATTAAGAATATTACCGGTATAACCATGATTGTAATGTGCCCAATCCGTAACAGAACGCAAGGCTGCTCCAGAAGCAAATTCTCCCGGAGCAGTAAGCATTCCCATTAAAGTGATAAAACCACCATAAGAACCACCATATATCCCTACTCTATTGGCATCGATTCCGTAATTATCAACTAGATATTTCTTTCCATCTATTTGATCCGATAAATCTTTTCCGCCCATAAAACGGTATATTCCAGTTCTTACATCACGTCCGTAACCATCACTTCCTCTATAATCAATATCCAAAACAGTATAACCCAAATCGGTCAGCATATTATGAAACATATATTCTCTATGATAATTGCTCCAATAATTGTGTGCATTTTGCAAATACCCAGCTCCATGAACAAATAATATAGCAGCTTTGTTTGTTTTTTCTGCCTTTGGAGTATATAATCTCGCATAAACAGTAGCTCCGTCTTGCGCTTTAAACGTGATTACCTCTGGTTCTCTCCATTGGTATTTTTTAAACTCTTCTGTAGTCGAAGAAGTTATTTGTTGTAATGCAGGATTCTTTTTATTCTCTCCTATAAATAATTCCCATGGCTTGTTTTTATAAGAATAACGTACCAATAGCGTTTTTTCATCTGGAGATAAACTTACTTCATGCGCACCATCTTTAGTTAAAATAGGTTCTAAAATACCATTGGCTACAGCCAATTTATAGAAATTTCTATTTCCAGGATGTGTTGTATTTGTAGTTAAATAAAATGTCTTTTTATCTTTTGATAAAATCACATCTCTTACTTCCCAATTACCACTAGTAAGTTGTGTTTTCTTTTTAGTCTTTAAATTATAGGTATACAAATGTGAATATCCTGTAACTTCCGATTGAAAGTAAATCGTTTCGTTATCCGAAAGAAATCCTAAAGTTCCCGAATCAAAATCATAAGACGGAATTCCAGGTCCGCCAATCCAAGCTTCGTCATGCTGATGTTCTATTTCCTGAAAAGTTCCCTTATCTAAATCAAGACTAATTAGCCATCTGTCTTTATTATCCTGACTTCTTATTTCGGCTATAGCCAATGAACCACTTGCATTATAAACTGGAGCTTGAACCGTTATTAGTTTATCTGACTTCTCTTTATTTTTAAGCTTTTCATACGAATCATAATATTTTGGTACATCCTGAATATGACTTAAACTAGAAAAATTGACAAAATAAACAGAATCTTTAGCAACTGAATATATTCCGAATCTGGTCTTTACAAAATTATCTATAGAAACCTTTTCTTTCGTCTCAGGTGATTGGTTATACCCGTCGGCAGTGATAAAAACTTCCATTGTTTCTTTCTTAACATCTAATTTTTCGATTAAACTAAATGTTGCAAAATTTCCGTTTGGATTTACTTTAAGACTTGCAAAATCATCTTTTTTACCATAGTAATATTCTTTAGGAAAATCAGATTTAACGCTATTTTTTTTAGCTGTATTCCATTCTTTTTTAGCTTCCTTATCTCTAATAAATTGGAATAATTCTTTTTGTTGCGTTTTCAAAAAAGAATCTTTATTTGATTCTTTCTCCTTTTTATCTCCACTATTAAAATTTGAGATTTGTACTATCGTCCCTTCTTTGGCATTGTACTTAAATAAATTATCATTTTGCTGAAAAAATAAAATTCCAACTTCAAAGCCTAGTTCTAAATTAGAAATCGGATTCGATTGCTGGAATATTTTTTTTGAAATTTTATTATTTATAGAATAAGAATATAATCCTCCTTTGTCTATATAATAAACAATATCGGATGTTAGGTTTCTTTTAAAATCCAATTGCGAAAAAGCCGCTTCTTTTGGTTGGGCAAGTACTGGTTTTGTCATCCCTTTTTCCCAGAAATAAGTACTTAAACCTAGCTCATTATTAGGGTTCCAATCGAAGTAAACCTTTTTTCCGTCTAAACTCCAATGTTGATTTGTAGGCTGAACACCAACAAATGAATCCCCTTTCATGATTTCATCCAACTTCAGGTTCTGACTTTTGCCTGATATTGAAAAAATCAACAAAGCAGCTACAAAGATATTTTTAGTCATTTTTATGTTATTTGATTAACACAAAAATACACTTTGATTGCAATTAAAAAAATCTTTCTTTGGCAGGGAAATTAACGTACCAATTTTGAAATCTATATAATATTGAAAATCTATAATGTTGGTGGGAAAATCTACCATAAGATATAACGGTATAATACAATCTCAAAAATCTTAAATTCTGATAATCTATGCAATAAAAAATTATTGCTTTTTGCTATGAGTGATTATTTTTTTATTCGAAATTAAAGTCAGATTTTCCTCTGTAGCTTAAATATTAGATTGATTTGCGATTTTTGTTAATGTACCACCTACGATTAAAGTATATTCATTATTAACCGTCACTTTTCTATTTTTACAAATTTTGTTGATTGCCATAATTTAAATTTTGTTACGTATCCTATCTTTTGCTGCTTCCATACCCAGAGAACCATTGTCTGCAGACCAGTGCAAATATTCATTACGGAGTTTTCGTAAATC is a genomic window containing:
- a CDS encoding ankyrin repeat domain-containing protein, with amino-acid sequence MKKSIIYLGVALVTFTNVALASDYKPFNSNTYISVDVNPLNTAICKGDIETVKKLLENGARINKFSGGLTPLMTAARYNKVEIIHLLLSKGANPHITADNGYNALKFAEVSKAVDAVAILEKY
- a CDS encoding ankyrin repeat domain-containing protein, translating into MKNSIVYLGIALVAFVNVSLASNPAKNLFVNDKTFVSVVFDSAPLNAAIRKGDIETVKKFIEYGVDVNNTSDELTPLMTAARYNKAEIIKLLLSNGADSTIKNEKGFTALKYAELSNATDAVALLKKA
- a CDS encoding FAD:protein FMN transferase, coding for MSVNKNFIQQLLFLFVLTSSFYSNAQVLRKRTTLLMGSRFDITIVAKDSLTAEQNIDASIAEITRIENLISDWKSDSQVSEVSQNSGIRPVKVDREVFELTQRAIRLSEITNGGFDISFAAMDRIWKFDGSMTEMPTEENIKKSVEKVGYKNIILDSVNSTIFLKLKGMKLGFGALGEGYAADKCRDMMLAKGIKAGIINGSGDMSTWGSQPNGTPWKIGITNPFNPEKLLATVPLEQEAVTTSGSYEKFVVFDGKRYSHIINPATGYPATGLCSVTIFGSNAETANGLSTSIMVLGQTEGLLLLKKFPDYSCLMITDKGKVIKSENFRLKKFKAKFH
- a CDS encoding ankyrin repeat domain-containing protein — translated: MKKTIVFLGVAFMALTPVVQASSRSTSFKLLNTEKNIVQGYDRSPLNVAISKGDIETVKKFIEYGANVNKVLDGMSPLMAAARYNKVEIMKFLVSKGAEVETENENGYTALKYAEVSKAKEAIAFLKAILKK
- a CDS encoding DUF1801 domain-containing protein produces the protein MQSSAKTIEEYLSSLPEERKLSFLKLRETILNNIPKGFTEELSYGMLGYLVPHSIYPAGYHCNPKLPLPFINIASQKNFIALYHMGIYAKPELLEWFVTEYPKHSKQKLDMGKSCIRFKKMDDIPYDLIAALVQKMSVTEWINCYETQLKKSK
- a CDS encoding M42 family metallopeptidase; protein product: MSTKSILNDSSITFLESYLNNASPTGYESDGQKIWMDYLKPYVDTFITDTYGTAVGVINPDAPYKVVIEGHADEISWYVNYITDDGLIYVIRNGGSDHQIAPSKRVNIHTKNGIVKGVFGWPAIHTRLRDKEETPKISNIFIDLGCETKEQVEKMGVHVGCVITYPDEFMILNENKFVCRAIDNRMGGFMIAEVARLLHENKVKLPFGLYITNSVQEEVGLRGAEMITKTIKPNVAIVTDVCHDSTTPMIEKKIEGDTKIGLGPVITYAPAVQNNLRELIIDAAEANKIPFQRLASSRVTGTDTDAFAYSNGGVASALISLPLRYMHTTVEMVHRDDVENVIKLIYESLLKIENEETFSYFK
- a CDS encoding SRPBCC family protein — its product is MNVIKKIILGILSIVMLGLIVALFLPNEYHVEREVTINKPKDSVFNYIKYLKNQHNFSVWSRLDPAMRKTFSGTDGTIGAIAGWDSNDKNVGKGEQEIKKIIPGERLEYELRFEAPMQSTDTAYMTTEEITPTQTKVKWGFDGRSPYPMNLMLAFMNIDQMLGEQLETGLQNLKIIQEGPQ
- a CDS encoding phosphoribosylaminoimidazolesuccinocarboxamide synthase; translation: MSNTITTTNFNFPNQKSVYRGKVREVYNINDELLVMVATDRLSAFDVVLPKGIPYKGQILNQIATKFMELTQDIVPNWLIATPDPNVAVGHLCDPFKVEMVIRGYVSGHAAREYAAGKREICGVAMPEGLKENDKFPTPIITPTTKADNGEHDADISREAILSRGIVSEEDYLVLEKYTRALFQRGTEIAASRGLILVDTKYEFGKTKDGVIVLIDEIHTPDSSRYFYADGYQERQDKGEEQKQLSKEFVRRWLIENGFQGQEGQQIPEMNDAYIESVSERYIELYENILGEKFVKADIDNIDERIEKNVIAYLSK
- a CDS encoding prolyl oligopeptidase family serine peptidase, with translation MTKNIFVAALLIFSISGKSQNLKLDEIMKGDSFVGVQPTNQHWSLDGKKVYFDWNPNNELGLSTYFWEKGMTKPVLAQPKEAAFSQLDFKRNLTSDIVYYIDKGGLYSYSINNKISKKIFQQSNPISNLELGFEVGILFFQQNDNLFKYNAKEGTIVQISNFNSGDKKEKESNKDSFLKTQQKELFQFIRDKEAKKEWNTAKKNSVKSDFPKEYYYGKKDDFASLKVNPNGNFATFSLIEKLDVKKETMEVFITADGYNQSPETKEKVSIDNFVKTRFGIYSVAKDSVYFVNFSSLSHIQDVPKYYDSYEKLKNKEKSDKLITVQAPVYNASGSLAIAEIRSQDNKDRWLISLDLDKGTFQEIEHQHDEAWIGGPGIPSYDFDSGTLGFLSDNETIYFQSEVTGYSHLYTYNLKTKKKTQLTSGNWEVRDVILSKDKKTFYLTTNTTHPGNRNFYKLAVANGILEPILTKDGAHEVSLSPDEKTLLVRYSYKNKPWELFIGENKKNPALQQITSSTTEEFKKYQWREPEVITFKAQDGATVYARLYTPKAEKTNKAAILFVHGAGYLQNAHNYWSNYHREYMFHNMLTDLGYTVLDIDYRGSDGYGRDVRTGIYRFMGGKDLSDQIDGKKYLVDNYGIDANRVGIYGGSYGGFITLMGMLTAPGEFASGAALRSVTDWAHYNHGYTGNILNFPETDPDAYKKSSPIYFADNLKGNLLMLHGMVDDNVEYKDIVRISQRFIELGKKNWSLSSFPVEAHGFKETYSWIDEYDRILHLFNETLLKK